Proteins encoded by one window of Synechococcus sp. MVIR-18-1:
- a CDS encoding P-II family nitrogen regulator: MKKVEAVIRPFKLEDVKLALVNAGIVGMTVSEVRGFGRQKGQVERYRGSEFTVEFLQKLKVEVVIDDDRVDAVINAIAEAAKTGEIGDGKIFVSSVDTVVRIRTGDRDSSAL, encoded by the coding sequence ATGAAAAAGGTCGAAGCCGTCATCCGTCCCTTCAAGCTTGAAGATGTGAAATTGGCTTTGGTTAATGCTGGCATCGTTGGCATGACCGTGAGCGAAGTGCGCGGATTTGGTCGTCAGAAGGGGCAAGTGGAGCGATATCGCGGTTCTGAATTCACTGTTGAGTTTTTGCAGAAGCTGAAAGTTGAGGTTGTGATTGACGATGACCGCGTCGATGCTGTGATCAACGCCATTGCAGAAGCAGCGAAAACAGGCGAGATCGGCGACGGCAAGATTTTTGTCTCCTCTGTCGACACCGTCGTGCGCATTCGCACCGGTGATCGTGACAGCTCAGCCCTCTGA
- a CDS encoding cytochrome c biogenesis protein ResB — MPALRRLFALLSDLRLAILLLLLIAGASALGTILPQNEAPDLYLERFNADPWLGLINGEQMLQLQLDSIYSSVWFLSLLAWLGLALILCSWRRQWPALLATTRWIDYRQPRQLSKLALAESIHCSDGESALDMLSSQLQKQGWQVQRHEDRLAARRGVIGKVGPLLVHTGLVLLLIGAAWGALSGNRLERFLAPGRALDLLDPSGNNRLSLTLERFAIERDPAGRTEQFRSTLRLDPPGGPSEQRMISVNHPLRYRGMTVYQADWSLAAITVQIGKSPQLQLPLRSFPELGEQIWGLVLPTRPDGSEPVLMSTSSEQGPVQVFDADGSLLGNLRPGGASTEIKGLPLRVAEIMPASGLLLKRDPGVPLVYAGFAITLLGGGLSLIATRQLWAVLDPPPFQASNRKLHIGGLCNRNLAGFAAELPILISRVDGSHD, encoded by the coding sequence ATGCCTGCACTACGTCGACTCTTCGCCCTGCTCTCAGATCTTCGTTTGGCGATCCTGCTTCTGCTGCTGATTGCAGGAGCCAGCGCCCTAGGAACCATTCTTCCGCAGAACGAAGCGCCTGATTTGTATCTCGAGCGTTTCAATGCGGACCCATGGCTCGGATTGATCAATGGCGAACAGATGTTGCAACTGCAGCTGGACAGCATCTATTCCAGCGTGTGGTTTTTAAGCCTTTTGGCTTGGCTGGGATTGGCCTTGATCTTGTGCAGCTGGCGTCGTCAATGGCCAGCACTGCTCGCCACCACGCGCTGGATTGACTACCGCCAACCCAGGCAACTAAGCAAGCTGGCATTGGCCGAATCGATTCACTGTTCCGACGGTGAGTCGGCCTTAGACATGCTGAGTTCACAACTCCAGAAGCAAGGCTGGCAGGTCCAAAGGCATGAAGATCGCCTGGCTGCGAGGCGCGGCGTGATTGGCAAGGTTGGACCCCTATTGGTTCACACCGGCTTGGTGCTGCTGTTGATTGGAGCCGCATGGGGGGCACTGTCTGGAAACCGGCTGGAACGCTTCCTTGCGCCAGGCCGAGCTCTTGATCTGCTTGACCCGTCTGGCAACAACCGGCTTTCGCTCACCCTCGAGCGCTTCGCGATTGAGCGTGATCCAGCGGGACGCACCGAACAATTCCGATCAACGCTGAGGCTCGATCCACCAGGGGGCCCTTCAGAGCAGCGCATGATCAGCGTGAATCATCCACTCCGCTATCGAGGGATGACCGTTTATCAAGCGGATTGGTCTCTAGCTGCGATCACCGTGCAGATCGGCAAGAGTCCGCAACTGCAATTACCCCTCCGTAGTTTTCCCGAACTCGGCGAACAAATTTGGGGTCTTGTGCTTCCCACACGGCCAGATGGATCCGAACCAGTACTGATGAGCACGAGCAGTGAGCAAGGCCCTGTTCAGGTGTTCGATGCCGACGGATCGCTGCTTGGCAACCTGCGACCAGGCGGAGCATCCACTGAAATCAAAGGACTGCCTCTGAGGGTGGCCGAAATCATGCCTGCGAGCGGACTGCTCCTTAAGCGTGACCCTGGGGTTCCACTCGTTTATGCAGGATTCGCGATCACACTGCTTGGCGGGGGCCTCAGCTTGATCGCAACCCGACAACTATGGGCCGTGCTCGACCCCCCACCGTTTCAAGCCTCTAACAGAAAGCTTCACATCGGTGGGCTTTGCAATCGAAATCTCGCTGGCTTCGCTGCTGAATTACCAATCCTGATCAGCAGGGTTGACGGGTCCCATGACTGA
- the queF gene encoding preQ(1) synthase: MSNPGTELTKTPLYGERAIADAELICFDNPRVGRPYEVSIELPEFTCLCPFSGYPDFAVMRLIYQPGPRVVELKAIKLYINHFRNTSISHEEVANQILDDLVTACAPVWMQLEADFNPRGNVHTVVRVSHGTRQPC, encoded by the coding sequence ATGAGCAACCCAGGCACTGAGCTCACCAAAACTCCGCTCTACGGCGAAAGGGCTATTGCAGATGCGGAGTTGATCTGTTTCGACAATCCCAGGGTCGGGCGCCCTTATGAGGTGTCGATCGAATTGCCGGAATTTACTTGCCTCTGCCCGTTCTCGGGTTATCCGGATTTCGCGGTGATGCGCTTGATTTATCAGCCAGGACCTCGAGTCGTTGAGCTGAAAGCGATCAAGTTGTACATCAATCACTTTCGCAACACTTCGATCTCCCATGAAGAGGTGGCAAATCAAATATTGGATGATTTAGTGACGGCCTGTGCTCCCGTTTGGATGCAGCTAGAGGCTGATTTCAACCCTCGTGGCAACGTTCATACGGTTGTGAGAGTCAGTCATGGGACCCGTCAACCCTGCTGA
- a CDS encoding TlyA family RNA methyltransferase produces MARKQRLDLHMLTLGLAASRQQAQQLIRAGKVRDHRGQLLDKPGHTVLPDLELIVEQPPRFVSRGGEKLLAALEAFPVSVEGRTCLDGGISTGGFTDCLLQHGASRVYGIDVGYGQTAWSLRIDERVVLRERTNLRRLSAAELYGPNDVLPTLAVADVSFISLALVLPAIRALLQPQGSEALVLVKPQFEVGRDRVGKGGVVRDGLAHRDAIASVISAADSLGWNAQGVVGSPITGPAGNHEYLLWLSELEPQQISDEKVQQVVQDTLESEG; encoded by the coding sequence ATGGCTCGTAAACAGCGTTTAGATCTCCACATGCTGACGTTGGGCTTGGCGGCATCCCGTCAGCAAGCACAACAGCTGATTCGTGCCGGCAAGGTCAGAGACCATCGGGGCCAGCTGCTCGACAAGCCAGGTCACACGGTTTTGCCCGATCTCGAATTGATCGTGGAGCAGCCTCCCCGGTTTGTTTCAAGAGGGGGTGAAAAGTTGCTGGCAGCGCTGGAGGCTTTCCCTGTCTCGGTGGAGGGGCGCACCTGCCTTGATGGCGGAATTTCGACGGGTGGCTTCACCGATTGTTTGCTGCAACACGGGGCCAGTCGGGTTTATGGAATCGACGTTGGCTATGGCCAGACGGCCTGGAGTTTGCGCATCGATGAACGTGTTGTTCTCAGAGAGCGCACCAATTTGCGTCGACTTAGCGCAGCTGAGCTGTATGGGCCTAATGACGTCCTCCCCACTCTGGCTGTCGCAGACGTGTCGTTTATATCCCTCGCACTCGTCCTTCCAGCAATTCGCGCCTTGCTGCAACCCCAAGGGAGCGAAGCGTTGGTGTTGGTGAAGCCCCAGTTTGAGGTGGGACGCGATCGGGTGGGAAAAGGGGGGGTGGTGAGAGATGGTTTAGCTCACCGGGACGCGATTGCATCAGTGATCTCTGCAGCAGATTCCCTGGGATGGAATGCCCAGGGAGTGGTGGGGTCTCCGATTACCGGTCCCGCTGGCAACCACGAATATCTGTTGTGGTTAAGCGAGCTTGAGCCACAACAGATCTCGGACGAAAAGGTTCAGCAGGTGGTTCAGGACACGCTGGAATCAGAGGGCTGA